The nucleotide sequence TCCCTGATTTGGCATCTGGTAACATTGCATATAAACTCCTGCAAGAAGTAGGGGGCGCCGAAGCCATTGGGCCAGTGTTGATGGGCATGCGTAAACCTGTACACATCCTTCAGTTAGGAAGCTCTGTAAGGGAAATCGTCAATATGGTGGCAATAGCTGTTGTTGAAGCTCAGTCTTACAGTTCAAAGAATTAAATAAATGATTGCTTTTGTTGATGGAAGGTTGGTTCAAAAAGATCCAACCTTTGTTATTATTGAAACCCACGGAATAGGTTATCAAATCAGGATATCTTTGCAAACTTATTCTTCACTTCAGGAGGGCGAACGTTGTAAGCTGATTACCTTCCTCCACATTAAAGAAGATGCCCATACCCTATATGGTTTTTCTACAGAAAAAGAAAAAAAGGTGTTCATGGACTTAATCTCCATTTCTGGGGTAGGGCCTAACACCGCACTTACCTGTTTGTCTTCCATGAATGCCTCCGAGATTGTTCAGGCCATTGTGAATGAAGATGTTAAAACTGTTCAGAGTATCAAGGGGATAGGAGCTAAAACTGCGCAAAGGATTATCTTGGAACTAAAGGATAAAATGAAGAAGGAATTGCCTGCAGGAGAAGCCTCCCATATATCCGGAATCTCGCACAATACATTAAGAAATGAGGCGTTATCCGCATTGATGACTTTAGGAATAGCTAAAGGTGCTGCTGAAAAGAGCATTGATAGTATTCTGAAAAAAGAAGGGAATATCTCTTTAGAACAATTAATTAAATACGCACTGAAATCAGCATAATTTTTTCCGACTTTGTCAAAGTTCAGTAAAAATAGTTTTCTGTTTACGGGTATCTTTTGCTTAATACTTGCTGTATGGCTCTCTAATGCTAACACGGCAAGCAGCAAAATTGTTCCGTGGGATAAGGAATTAGCCCCAGCGGATACCAGTGATAAGGAAAAAGACAAAGAGAAAGAACAGCGGGAGAAGGAAAAAGAGCTAGAACGGCAAAGAAAAGAAAGCAGACGCCCTATTTACTATGAACATGATAGGGAAGGCGACCCTTTTTCTAATGAATCTCCTGAGTCTCCCTTGCTAGGCCCTAAACCTAGTAACTTACACCTCGATGTAGAGCTTGATACTACGCTGGACAACTATATCATTCACGAGAAAGTTGGTGATGATATTGACGCCAGGCCTGACTCTGAGATGACTTTTGAGGAATATTCCCGTTATAAAAATAGGCAAATGATGCGCCAGTACTGGAAAGATAAGAGTGCTGGTGACAAAGAGTTGGAAGACAATACCATTGGAGAAGCCAGTCTTAGGCTTCCGGCACCTGGTCTTGGGTCTATTTTTGGTAAAGACTTTGTTGAGATCAAGCCCAATGGTTATGTTACATTAGACTTTGGTGGTAGGTGGCAACGTACACAGAACCCCGCTATGCCTATCAATATGCAGCGGATGGGAGGTTTCGAGTTTGATCAGATGATTGGTATGAACGTTGTCGGTACCATTGGAGATAAGCTTCAACTGACGGCTAACTGGGATACCAAAGCTCAATTTGAATTTCAAAATAACCTAAAACTTGAGTTTACTGGTTATGAAGAGGACATCATTCAGAAAATTGAGGCTGGTAATGTAAGCATGCCTCTTAATACGCAGTTGATTTCTGGTTCTCAAAATCTTTTTGGTATCAAGACCAGGTTACAGTTTGGTAGGCTATCGGTGACTTCGATAGCTGCGTCTCAAAGGGGGCAGGCCGATGAAATTAGGATTGAAGGTGGGTCCCAAAGTCGCCAATTTGAGTTAAGGGCTGATAAGTATGATGAAAACAAGCACTTTTTTATAGGACAGTTTTTCAGGAACAATTATGAACGGTCTTTAAAAACTACTCCTGTGATCATGTCTGGGGTTAAAATTACCAGACTTCAGGTTTATATCACCAACAGGACCAATGTTACTGAAAATACGAGAAACATGGTCGCCTACCTAGATTTGGGAGAAGCAAACCCACACAAAGAAACATTTAGGGAAGGTAACGGAGGGCGCCTTACACCAGCAGACAATGCTGCAAATAAGTTGTTCCGGTCAATTAGACAATATACACAGACCACGAGCCTTAGAGAAAATCTTGCCGCTTCAGGGCTGGAGGCTGGTGAGGATTTTGAGATTATTAATAACGCCAGAAGGTTAGAACCTAACCGGGAGTTTCACTACCATGAAGACCTTGGGTATATTTCCCTTAACACGCCTCTTAGGGCTGATGAGGTTTTGGCCGTGGCTTATGAGTATACTTACAATGGTAAGAATTATAGGGTTGGACAGCTACAGGATGAAACTCAAAACCTTAAGGATGAAGAGGTGATGATATTAAAAATGTTGAAGCCCTCTACTGTTCGACTGAACCTGCCAACTTGGGACCTGATGATGAAAAACATCTATCAGCTAGAGACAAACCAGTTGACGCGGGAAAATTTTCAAATGCGGATTATCTATAAAGACGATATCTCCGGTGCGGACAGGCCTAATATCCAAGAGGGTGCGGCAAGCAAAGCTCCTCTTTTGAGACTTTTGGGATTAGACCAGTTAAACCCTAACAATGACCCTCCGGCAGATGGTAACTTTGACTACATTGAAGGGGTAACGGTAGACTCTAGGTATGGCCGGATTATGTTCCCTGTACTTGAACCTTTTGGGTCGAGCTTGAAGCAGCATTTTGATACAATTAATGAATCTCACCTGGTCAATAAATATATTTTTCAGGAGCTGTATGATATGACCAGGATCGATGCGGAGCAGATAGCCAGTAAGAACAAATATTTCCTGAGCGGTCGTTACCAGTCAGCCTCTTCTAGCGAAGTCATGTTGCCTGGTATCAATATTTCACCAGGTTCAGTAATAGTTACTGCTGGTAGTTCCCCTTTGCAGGAGGGGGTAGACTATACCGTAGACTATAACATGGGCCGTTTAAAGATTATCAATGAAGGGGTGTTGGCTTCTGGAAATGAGATACGGATCCGTTTTGAAAAAGCGGATCTTGTAAATTTTCGGCAAAAATATTTTTTGGGTTCCCGTTTTGATTATAGGGTCAGCGATGATATAAATTTTGGGGCGACTATACTCCATCAAAGTGAGCGGCCTCAGGTTTCCAGGGTAGCTTTTGGAGATGAGCCTTCTGCCAATACCATTTGGGGCTTGGATGCGAATTATGCATCAGAGTCCAGGATTATCACTAAGATAATTGATAAATTCCCATTGATACAGACCAAAGCACCTTCTTCTGTTACGGCTAGTGGGGAATTTGCGCACCTTATCCCTGGCTATTCGCGAGGGCTTAACCTAAACCAAGACGAAGGAGGTACCTCTTATATTGATGATTTTGAAGGTGCGGAAACGCCTTTTGACCTCACAAGGACTCCAACACTCAAGTGGCACCTGGGAGCTACTCCAATGCGGTTTCCTGAAGCGAGAAGTCATGGCCTTGAATATGCGTATAAAAGAGCTCGGCTGGCGTGGTACACTGTAGACCTTTCATTTTATACTGATAGGGGGCGGCCAGATCATATAACACAAGAAGATGTTGATAATCACTTTGTAAGACGGGTAGACCCTCAGGAGGTGGCGCCTGGGTTTCAAGAATTGCTAGGTAACATCAATGAGCCTGTCCTTGACCTCGCTTACTATCCTTCTGAGCGGGGGCCTTACAATTATAATCCAGACCTAACGTCTGATGGAAAACTTAAAAATCCCCAAGAAAACTTTGGTGCCATAACACGGGCGGTATCTGGTGATATCGATTTTGACAATTCAAATGTGCAGTATGTTGAGTTTTGGTTAATGAGTCCCTATATAAACTCTAATGAAAATACAATGATTGAAGGGGAGCCATTTGACCATAATACCCGAGGACAACTGTATTTTAACTTAGGTAGTATATCTGAAGATGTTTTGAAAGACGGACGTCACTCTTTTGAGAATGGACTCCCTACAGAGCCCGATGATGAAGGGGTGGATGTTACTCCTTGGGGTCATGTGCCAAGACAACAGTATCTAACCAATGCGTTTGATAACACAGGTAGAGATCGTCAAGACGTCGGTCTTGATGGTTTGTCTAATGAAGAAGAAAGAGAGTTCTTTAATGATTTCTTGAATCAACTTCCTGGAAGTGCGAGGAATATCGTTCAGGAGGACCCTTCAGGTGATGACTTTAAGTTCTTCCATGATCAGGAGTATGATGAAAGGGAAGCCTCTGTTTTGGAACGTTATAAACGCTTCAACGGTCTTGAGAACAACTCGCCTACAAGTACAGGAAATGTGCCACAAGCAAATAATCAGCTTCCCGATAATGAAGACCTTAACCAAGACAACACAGTTAATGACCTGGAAGAATACTATGAGTATAGAATAGATATAGATCCTAATAGGTTTTCTGTTGGTCAAAACTACATAGTAGACCAGAACGTGCAGAGCAATGTGAATGGAGATGAAGTGACTTGGTACCTTTTTAGAATTCCAATCCGTGAGCCAGATAATACAGTTGGTAATATCAGTGGTTTTAAGTCTATCAGGTTTATGCGGATGTATATGACCGGGTTTGAAAAACCTATTGTGCTACGTTTGGCAAAGTTTCAAATGGTTGCCAACCAGTGGAGAACCTATCAGCACGATGATATTAATGACCCTGATTTTAGGGTTGTTAATGAGGCTGGTACAGAAACATTTACGGTATCTTCGGTTAACATCGAACAACATGGACAAGCGTCTGAGAATGCACCTGCTTATACATTGCCTCCTGGCTTTCATAGAGATATGGATGTGACATCTCCACAGCCGAGGGAGCTTAATGAGCAGTCTCTTAGCCTTTGTGCGGAGCGATTGCCTGACGGAAGATCAAGGGCAGTATTTAAGAACGTAAATATGGACTTTGTCAACTATCGGAGGTTAAGGATGTTTATTCATGCCCATACCCAAGATATTAATGTGCAAGATGAAGATATGCAGGTCTTTATTAGGTTGGGTACTGACTTTGTTGAAAACTATTATGAAATCTCTATTCCTTTATATTTGACTCCTATAGGTGCTACTGACGAGCATGAAGTTTGGAGGTCTGAAAATGAGCTGGATATTTTGCTCGAAGACCTTGTAGAGGTAAAGATTAATAGAGACCGTTCTGAGGATTACGGTTTTGCTAATACTTATATAGAACAGCATGGAAACCGGACCATTGCCGTAAGGGGTAGACCTGAACTGAGTTCCGTACAGACTATTATGCTGGGTATACGAAACCCTGCCAGAGAAGGACCGTCTCGTGCTGAACGATCTATATGTGTTTGGCTAAATGAACTTAGGTTGGCAGAGTTCCAAACCCAAAATGGTTGGGCAGCAACCGCCATTCTGAATACCAAATTGGCAGATGTCGCTAATGTTACGGCTTCTGCTAGATATGTTTCGGCAGGCTTCGGTTCACTAGACCAAAGGATTTCTGAGCGCCAACGGCATAATACTTTAGAATATGGTATCGCCTCCAATGTCAGTGTAGATAAGTTCTTACCTGAAAAATTGGGATTGAAATTACCGTTTTATGTTAGTCATGACCGTATGGTTATTACGCCTGAGTTTAACCCTTTGAACCCTGACGTTCCTATGGACCGGGCACTCGATGGTTTGCCTGAAGAAAAACGGGCAGACTATGAACGGTTTATATTGGATCAAACCACTAGGAACAGTTGGAACTTTACCAATATTCAAAAAGTAAAAACCAAAGAAGGGGCCAAAAGTCGGATATATGATATTGAAAACCTGACTTTGTCATTTGGGTATAGCCGTACTACCAGGACGAATGTTGATATTAAAGAGTATGATTTCAGGCATTACAGGGCCGCACTGGGGTATAATTATGCCTTTACCCCTAAGGTATATGAGCCATTTAAGAAGTTCCGTTTTCTGAAGTCCCCATATTTTAGACTTATTAAGGATTTT is from Cytophagaceae bacterium ABcell3 and encodes:
- the ruvA gene encoding Holliday junction branch migration protein RuvA, with protein sequence MIAFVDGRLVQKDPTFVIIETHGIGYQIRISLQTYSSLQEGERCKLITFLHIKEDAHTLYGFSTEKEKKVFMDLISISGVGPNTALTCLSSMNASEIVQAIVNEDVKTVQSIKGIGAKTAQRIILELKDKMKKELPAGEASHISGISHNTLRNEALSALMTLGIAKGAAEKSIDSILKKEGNISLEQLIKYALKSA
- the sprA gene encoding cell surface protein SprA, whose protein sequence is MSKFSKNSFLFTGIFCLILAVWLSNANTASSKIVPWDKELAPADTSDKEKDKEKEQREKEKELERQRKESRRPIYYEHDREGDPFSNESPESPLLGPKPSNLHLDVELDTTLDNYIIHEKVGDDIDARPDSEMTFEEYSRYKNRQMMRQYWKDKSAGDKELEDNTIGEASLRLPAPGLGSIFGKDFVEIKPNGYVTLDFGGRWQRTQNPAMPINMQRMGGFEFDQMIGMNVVGTIGDKLQLTANWDTKAQFEFQNNLKLEFTGYEEDIIQKIEAGNVSMPLNTQLISGSQNLFGIKTRLQFGRLSVTSIAASQRGQADEIRIEGGSQSRQFELRADKYDENKHFFIGQFFRNNYERSLKTTPVIMSGVKITRLQVYITNRTNVTENTRNMVAYLDLGEANPHKETFREGNGGRLTPADNAANKLFRSIRQYTQTTSLRENLAASGLEAGEDFEIINNARRLEPNREFHYHEDLGYISLNTPLRADEVLAVAYEYTYNGKNYRVGQLQDETQNLKDEEVMILKMLKPSTVRLNLPTWDLMMKNIYQLETNQLTRENFQMRIIYKDDISGADRPNIQEGAASKAPLLRLLGLDQLNPNNDPPADGNFDYIEGVTVDSRYGRIMFPVLEPFGSSLKQHFDTINESHLVNKYIFQELYDMTRIDAEQIASKNKYFLSGRYQSASSSEVMLPGINISPGSVIVTAGSSPLQEGVDYTVDYNMGRLKIINEGVLASGNEIRIRFEKADLVNFRQKYFLGSRFDYRVSDDINFGATILHQSERPQVSRVAFGDEPSANTIWGLDANYASESRIITKIIDKFPLIQTKAPSSVTASGEFAHLIPGYSRGLNLNQDEGGTSYIDDFEGAETPFDLTRTPTLKWHLGATPMRFPEARSHGLEYAYKRARLAWYTVDLSFYTDRGRPDHITQEDVDNHFVRRVDPQEVAPGFQELLGNINEPVLDLAYYPSERGPYNYNPDLTSDGKLKNPQENFGAITRAVSGDIDFDNSNVQYVEFWLMSPYINSNENTMIEGEPFDHNTRGQLYFNLGSISEDVLKDGRHSFENGLPTEPDDEGVDVTPWGHVPRQQYLTNAFDNTGRDRQDVGLDGLSNEEEREFFNDFLNQLPGSARNIVQEDPSGDDFKFFHDQEYDEREASVLERYKRFNGLENNSPTSTGNVPQANNQLPDNEDLNQDNTVNDLEEYYEYRIDIDPNRFSVGQNYIVDQNVQSNVNGDEVTWYLFRIPIREPDNTVGNISGFKSIRFMRMYMTGFEKPIVLRLAKFQMVANQWRTYQHDDINDPDFRVVNEAGTETFTVSSVNIEQHGQASENAPAYTLPPGFHRDMDVTSPQPRELNEQSLSLCAERLPDGRSRAVFKNVNMDFVNYRRLRMFIHAHTQDINVQDEDMQVFIRLGTDFVENYYEISIPLYLTPIGATDEHEVWRSENELDILLEDLVEVKINRDRSEDYGFANTYIEQHGNRTIAVRGRPELSSVQTIMLGIRNPAREGPSRAERSICVWLNELRLAEFQTQNGWAATAILNTKLADVANVTASARYVSAGFGSLDQRISERQRHNTLEYGIASNVSVDKFLPEKLGLKLPFYVSHDRMVITPEFNPLNPDVPMDRALDGLPEEKRADYERFILDQTTRNSWNFTNIQKVKTKEGAKSRIYDIENLTLSFGYSRTTRTNVDIKEYDFRHYRAALGYNYAFTPKVYEPFKKFRFLKSPYFRLIKDFNFSILPNRISVRGDLDRRIIKTQFYEGNPLDGFVQDPFYEKAFAFNRVYAVNWNVTKNLSVDYTANAFALIDEPEGDPDADGYNRILLDQLKYGGRMKDFNQMVALNYKVPFDKIPLTDWIGADVRYSGGYTWTAGALSVADSLGHLTANSRERSINSRINFEKLYNKNKFLKEINKPKPKRRKPGPPSAKKDTTEQQKKELKGLKAGIRSLMSLKTINASFTETEGISLPGFMNTPRVVGLSPGGNATLDMTPFVLGSQNMDIRHMASYNQWLTHSRALNNTFNYSRNQNFNARAALEPFKDLKISVDAKMSKMSNYQEFYRMDTAYVQNPTRENYRFNSENPFQNGSYSATFISIRTAFRDPDQLFSELEQNRARFRARLNAERRHDQDFEGYGLNSQDVLIPAFLATYAGEDKGTSRLSPQRLPLPNWRIDFNGLTRIEKLKDIFPAFTVSHAYQSMYNISNYTSSLIYGPSMVGPNMGLFDPIDGSDMLTNEDGRYIPVFVLDQISIVERFAPLIGVNFRTKSKLSFKLDYTKDRTLTLNMSNSQVTEIRNEGIIFGLGYAKTGMKLPIPIDGNPYTVLKNELTLRLDVAVRNGVTVQRKLDEQSTVTAGNINWQLRPTINYMVNQRLTLQFYFERSVNDPLISTSFKRSTTAFGVQLRFTLS